A genomic segment from Pectinophora gossypiella chromosome 27, ilPecGoss1.1, whole genome shotgun sequence encodes:
- the LOC126379005 gene encoding uncharacterized protein LOC126379005, with amino-acid sequence MYLLFITGLILIGASIHLIYTLYKNDPYTSCFVEMTIWRSLIAFMAHLSMLSTMSKQHRFRCDDELFFTFGHPKIYFYILFLIDIPHGLLCFYFAVVVNSLPTSHQLSPLPQQPTSAKSPQAPTSLKLSQSPQAATSPQPPLSPKSPTSPTPPKSP; translated from the exons ATGTATTTACTCTTTATCACCGGACTAATATTGATTGGAGCGTCAATACATCTGATATACACATTATACAAA AATGATCCATACACGTCCTGTTTTGTGGAGATGACAATATGGCGGTCTCTTATAGCGTTCATGGCACACTTGTCCATGCTAAGCACGATGTCCAAGCAGCATCGCTTCAGATGCGACGATGAATTGTTTTTTACTTTTGGTCACCCAAAGATTTACTTCTACATCCTGTTCTTAATTGATATTCCTCATGGTCTAC taTGCTTTTACTTCGCTGTAGTTGTCAACTCTCTGCCGACGTCACATCAGTTGTCTCCGCTACCTCAGCAGCCGACATCGGCTAAATCGCCTCAAGCGCCTACGTCGCTTAAATTGTCTCAATCGCCTCAGGCGGCTACATCGCCTCAACCGCCTTTGTCACCTAAATCTCCTACATCGCCTACACCGCCTAAATCGCCTTAG
- the LOC126378980 gene encoding uncharacterized protein LOC126378980, with protein MSYHRIRRLDIESAQKAVEGKGPVDECLCTLLTPPEEDKRRFSAMRESIKRAFRSVGGGSRKSKQGPAGVFVPLTTTKGGRGFYSTKETIKHKGSCGKCGCDKEDFVLKHSYANIKIVTPDISSICPCPTSDCMPDKEKLFDNIKVTVERVQLHPDNTHSEVSLNPEPLQTLSEPIMEKRPISDLIEAQFDNDQSDEKDKTGNESDWSFGFEED; from the exons ATGagctaccatagaataagacGGCTTGATATCGAGTCTGCGCAGAAAGCTGTTGAAGGAAAAGGGCCTGTGGACGAATGCCTTTGTACCTTGCTCACTCCTCCAGAGGAAGATAAGAGGAGATTTAGTGCCATGAG AGAATCAATTAAAAGGGCGTTTCGGTCGGTTGGAGGTGGAAGCAGGAAGAGTAAACAGGGGCCAGCGGGCGTGTTCGTTCCCCTGACGACTACAAAAGGAGGCAGAG GCTTCTACTCGACGAAGGAAACGATCAAACATAAGGGCTCTTGTGGCAAATGTGGCTGCGACAAGGAGGACTTCGTCCTGAAACATTCCTACGCCAACATAAAGATTGTCACACCTGACATATCTTCCATATGTCCTTGCCCCACATCGGATTGCATGCctg ATAAAGAGAAACTATTTGACAATATAAAAGTGACAGTAGAAAGGGTCCAGCTTCACCCGGACAACACCCACTCAGAAGTGAGCTTGAACCCGGAACCGCTCCAGACTCTGAGTGAACCCATTATGGAGAAACGGCCCATCAGTGACCTAATTGAGGCTCAGTTTGACAACGACCAGAGCGACGAAAAAGATAAAACTGGCAACGAGAGCGATTGGAGCTTCGGGTTCGAAGAGGATTAA